The genomic stretch GCTGATGAGGATGGCAACGGCCACGGCACCCACTGCTCGGGTACTGTCGCTGGTAAGAAGTACGGTGTCGCCAAGAAGGCGCACGTCTACGCCGTCAAGGTGCTCCGCTCCAACGGCTCCGGCACCATGTCCGATGTCGTCAAGGGTGTTGAGTGGGCGGCTAAGTCGCACACTGAGACCATCAAGGCCGCTAAGGACGGCAAGAAGAAGGGTTTCAAGGGTAGCGCTGCCAACATGAGCTTGGGAGGTGGCAAGTCCACCACCCTCGACCTTGCTGTCAACGCCGCTGTTGATGCCGGTATCCACTTTGCCGTTGCCGCCGGTAACGACAACGCAGACTCCTGCAACTACTCCCCAGCTGCGGCTGAGAACGCCGTCACTGTCGGTGCCTCCACCCTTCTTGATGAGCGTGCGTACTTCTCCAACTACGGAAAGTGCAACGACATCTTTGCCCCTGGTCTCAACATCCTGTCCACCTGGATCGGCTCTGAGCACGCCACCAACACCATCTCTGGTACTTCCATGGCCTCTCCTCACATTGCTGGTCTCCTTGCCTACATGCTGTCTCTTCAGCCTGCCAAGGATTCCGCCTACGCTGTCGCCGACATCTCCCCCAAGAAGCTCAAGGCTAACTTGATCTCTGTCGCTACCGTTGGTGCTCTCTCTGATGTTCCCAGCAACACCAAGAACATCCTCGCCTGGAACGGTGGTGGCTCTGCCAACTACACCGAGATTGTCGAGAAGGGTGGCTACACTGTCAAGAAGGCTGCCGAGAAGGATGAGTCTGAGTTCCACGTCTCTCTCCCCTCCCTCACTGAGATCGAGGATGACTTCGCGAAGGCCAAGGAGTCTGCTGGCCGCAAGGCCCACCACGTTGGTGGCAAGCTCCAGCACCTCGAGGCTGAGATTGAGGACTTTATCGCGGAGGAGATGGAGCACATGTTCGAGAAGGTCAAGGAGCGCGTCGCCAGCCAGTAAAGGTTTCGAGCGTAAACGTTTTCATGAACATTTAATATAACCCAAGAGGGTTTGTCACTCAATGTCCCAAGCGGGTCTATAACTTTATTGTAAGGGATCGGTCTGGAACAGGCGTTAGGATCTCATCAGGGTGCATGTTTCTTTATCTCATTTGGCACAAGTTGATGCAATGTACGCTACTCGGTTTACTCGTGATGAAACGCAAAGCGAGCTAGATTAGATGTCTGGAATGAATCTATCTTCCTCTACCAAATTATTCCCTGCAGAAGTTTGTGATACGCGAGGTGCACATTGTATTGATGTTGTCTAGCTAGCGGCTTATTGCATACGCATGCGGTACGTCTATCCAGAAGATTCAATCCGACCCAATCTCCATGCCGGCAGCTTTACCAAACCGAAAGTGATAGCATTATCCTCCACGAATGGCTCCTCCACCTTGGTCAAACCTAATTCCCCGCACTCATCTTCACGACTACATCACTTAACTTAGATGAGAAAATGTCGTATTTTTACATTGTATTACAAGTTGAAGTTGTGGCCTGGAAATCACCCGAAACTATCGCTCGCTCCCACATAACCTGATCCTTCCTCTTCATCTGACGTCGTGGTATAGACATATTTGGTAGCAACAAAGAATTACCTGTCAGCCCAGAAGATGTCGCATGCAGTCTTGAACTTGTCATTTGACAGGTCCTTGAGGCCAGGTACATCGTATCTATCGGCCGCCATGTATATCTTAGCATGGATGAGCAGCTGGGAAGCGTCGTAGCGTGGTGGAAGTTCTCGACGTTCTGCGATGCGCATTTCATTGTAGTGTTCTTCGAAACTGGTAGTTGTAGTACGGAAAGGTATACGTATGGCGTTGTGCTGCTATGGGCTTGTAGCTGCATCAGGGGATGATTTTGTAGTACATGTAGGGGTGGATACGGCGAATTGTGCTGGTGGTGTCATGACGGGAAGTTCTACCCCATAGTCTCCTTCGTAAATGAATTGGATTATCAACTTGATGATCGCTGGATCGTCTATTAGGAGGTTTACTGCTGGCCAGGTTGCGTTATAGAGATATTTTAGCATCACTAGATATTTTGTAGGTTTTACTAAGAGCTTATCTTACCCCTTCAGCAGCAACGCTCTCAGATTGGGCAAAGAATCCACTGCGGCTGCATACTATTGCCTTGTGGACGGCGCACGTGTCGTCGCCGCATGTGATGGTAAGGTCTGAGTAGTTTCCTGATGCGAGAAGACTGCGTTGGAATTAACAAGGTAGTCACTGATATATTGGGGAAATATTGCTCTTTGGCAGTTGCCATAGTTGCATCTCGTGAGTAAGCGCCATGATCGAAGCTGTCGTCGGAGGTGCAGGCGAGAGTAGAGGATGTCAGTAGAGAACCGGAATATTAATACGCTTGCTGAATACATTAAATCCATTAGTCTACCAATTTAACATGTATTCCGCCCCACATCCATAGTCATCGGAAGGGAGTGATTGGCCTTGCGATCGCAAAGGAATTTGGCTGTAATCGTTCAGAAGCGGTAATTTTGATTGGTTTATTGGGTCGTCAACCGGTGAGCTGTATCATGGAACCAGACTTAGTGGCGCATTTAGAGCGCATCGAAGTGAGAAAGAACATGATCGATGATATTCTGCCGATGAGCACTTCATAGCATAGTATAGAAGTGACGCAGAGCTTTTGCTTCATAAGGCAAGAAACAATTCCAGTTACGACTCAACTCCACCTCGACATCAAATGCCTTCATCTTCTGAGCCGCACTTCCATGAAAACTGCTTTTTAGGGTTCATCTCCCTACCTTTTGACATATCGCGGCCCATAGCTTCTTTGTACTCCAGCATTCTGGCTTAACACCCCTACAACGGACTGTTATTTGCACCACGCAACAGTTCACTTTTCTTCCCGCATCTCAACCAGTCGCTTGGTGACCTGGTAAACGAATTCGATGTGCTTCCCAAGAGCTTCCTCCATGACTTCCATCTTCAGGAGCTTTGTGTGAGCTAGGATCGTTTCGCATAGGATCTTGCGTAGACCTTGATCTTCGTCCGGTGTAGACGAGAGCGCATAACCGCAAGCTGTTGGGAAGAGTTCGTGGTCCCAGTATTTAACGCATAAGCGACTGAACTTTTCGCGCGAAAGCATCTTTAGGCCTGGCACGTCGTACTTGTCGCCGGCTTGGTACATTTTGGCGTGTAGAATCAGGTCATCAGGTGAGCTGTTGTCGGAGACGCCAGTGCATTCTTTGCAGATAAAGCCTCGACAGGCATTGCCACATGTATCGGGGTTGCAGTCGTGGTGATGGCAAACTCCCCATTTCGAAGCTCGGCATCTTCCGAGCTGTTCACAAGTGTGAGGAAACACGTAGTGAAAATCCTTTACAGCCGGCACGATCAATGGGATCCGGCCTGCAATCTCTTTCAGCAACTTAGGTTCGTACTCACCCTCGTAGAGGAACTGGACGAGGAGCTTGATAATGGCAGGATGATCTTCCGGAA from Pyrenophora tritici-repentis strain M4 chromosome 1, whole genome shotgun sequence encodes the following:
- a CDS encoding BTB domain containing protein gives rise to the protein MAELAREDLNAKVQSLLITGDYSDFVITCGVDIYNVHKAIVCTQSGFFQRAERFPAGKLPLKEAAEDRVNLPEDHPAIIKLLVQFLYEGEYEPKLLKEIAGRIPLIVPAVKDFHYVFPHTCEQLGRCRASKWGVCHHHDCNPDTCGNACRGFICKECTGVSDNSSPDDLILHAKMYQAGDKYDVPGLKMLSREKFSRLCVKYWDHELFPTACGYALSSTPDEDQGLRKILCETILAHTKLLKMEVMEEALGKHIEFVYQVTKRLVEMREEK
- a CDS encoding subtilase-type proteinase psp3 precursor, yielding MRYSLIAAQLAFAAASPTFQVETVHKDAAPVLSSTTAKEVPNSYMVVFKKHVKDASKHHDWVQSIHTKNNEDRMELRKRSQFPVTSNVFEGLKHTYELAGMKGYSGHFDDATIEAIRNHPDVDYIERDSEVHTLGSDEPEVEKNSPWGLARISHRDSLSFGTWNKYLYAADGGEGVDVYVIDTGTNTKHVDFEGRAKWGKTIPNGDADEDGNGHGTHCSGTVAGKKYGVAKKAHVYAVKVLRSNGSGTMSDVVKGVEWAAKSHTETIKAAKDGKKKGFKGSAANMSLGGGKSTTLDLAVNAAVDAGIHFAVAAGNDNADSCNYSPAAAENAVTVGASTLLDERAYFSNYGKCNDIFAPGLNILSTWIGSEHATNTISGTSMASPHIAGLLAYMLSLQPAKDSAYAVADISPKKLKANLISVATVGALSDVPSNTKNILAWNGGGSANYTEIVEKGGYTVKKAAEKDESEFHVSLPSLTEIEDDFAKAKESAGRKAHHVGGKLQHLEAEIEDFIAEEMEHMFEKVKERVASQ